The following proteins come from a genomic window of Caloenas nicobarica isolate bCalNic1 chromosome 24, bCalNic1.hap1, whole genome shotgun sequence:
- the CISD3 gene encoding CDGSH iron-sulfur domain-containing protein 3, mitochondrial yields the protein MGPLRAAALVTLVRGGGRLRYRHPRAGLHIPVRRCSAPPAPAIAAKEPFAVELKAGQKYGWCACGHSRRQPFCDGAHKKAAPGISPLRFVAEEDKMVWLCGCKQTRTPPYCDGTHKTEAVQGARLPPKP from the exons ATGGGGCCGCTCAGGGCGGCTGCGCTGGTGACACTGGtgaggggcggcgggcggctcCGGTACCGGCACCCCCGGGCGGGTTTGCACATCCCGGTGCGCCGCTGCtcggccccccccgccccggcgaTCGCCGCCAAGGAGCCGTTCGCGGTGGAGCTGAAGGCGGGTCAGAAATACGGGTGGTGCGCCTGCGGGCACAGCCGGCGGCAG CCCTTCTGCGACGGTGCCCACAAGAAAGCGGCTCCGGGGATCTCCCCCCTGCGCTTCGTGGCCGAGGAGGACAAGATGGTCTGGCTGTGTGGGTGCAAGCAGACCCGCACCCCCCCGTACTGCGACGGCACCCACAAAACTGAGGCCGTGCAGGGTGCCCGGCTGCCCCCAaagccctga